A part of Limihaloglobus sulfuriphilus genomic DNA contains:
- the rpsJ gene encoding 30S ribosomal protein S10, which yields MAEAEKIRIRMEAYDHKSLDSSAKEIVEQARRTNARVSGPVPLPTRIERYTVLRSPHVNKKSREQFELRTHKRLIDIFEANARTVEALNKLVVPAGVFVKIKA from the coding sequence ATGGCTGAAGCTGAAAAAATCAGAATAAGAATGGAAGCTTACGACCACAAGTCGCTGGACTCATCAGCGAAAGAAATTGTGGAGCAGGCCCGCCGGACAAATGCACGTGTGAGCGGCCCGGTTCCGCTTCCGACCCGAATCGAGCGCTACACAGTTCTGCGTAGTCCTCACGTCAACAAGAAGTCCCGTGAGCAGTTTGAGCTCAGGACGCACAAGAGACTCATCGATATCTTCGAGGCTAACGCCCGCACTGTCGAGGCTCTTAACAAACTCGTTGTACCGGCCGGCGTATTCGTAAAGATCAAGGCCTGA
- a CDS encoding MBL fold metallo-hydrolase, whose amino-acid sequence MLFEQFKVNGLGCYSYLIGCPGAGTACVVDPERHVERYIDMAEKENVRITAIFDTHVHADHITGTQELAKRTGAPIYIHPAAEAEYEHTPVKEGDVFKFGNASLEAIYTPGHTPNSISLAVTDLARGEEPFGILTGDVLFVGDIGRPDLAGEDLLEQQIKNLYESLYNKLGSYPDWTEIYPSHGQGSLCGKGMSAKPMTTLGFERRHNKLLSMSFEEFHDVMAGEFELRPSNFMCMVDKNRQGPSLISESLEPVKMTLDHVEDAVNKGAVLVDIRKQTSFGAAFVYGSLNIGLSPNSVNWLGAIVPADKELITLAENKADALDAIWQFQRAGYDNIIGYVDNGVSSWASRGKPLNYLPQLSVESLIHVLDKYKDHKVLDVRTGQERKNGYVEGSEHMPINELIKNGPDQLGYKKDTHVTVVCQSGYRANIAGSYLKGQGYTHIFILIGGFAAWQNYKKSK is encoded by the coding sequence ATGTTATTCGAGCAGTTTAAAGTAAACGGGCTTGGGTGCTACTCTTATCTTATCGGCTGTCCGGGTGCGGGCACCGCGTGCGTGGTTGACCCCGAACGCCACGTAGAGCGTTATATCGATATGGCGGAGAAGGAAAACGTCAGGATTACTGCTATATTCGACACCCACGTTCACGCCGACCATATCACCGGCACCCAGGAGCTTGCCAAACGAACCGGAGCCCCGATATATATTCACCCGGCGGCAGAAGCCGAATACGAGCATACGCCGGTAAAGGAAGGCGATGTGTTCAAGTTCGGAAATGCCAGCCTGGAAGCGATTTATACGCCCGGGCATACACCCAACTCGATATCGCTGGCGGTTACCGACCTTGCCCGGGGCGAGGAGCCATTCGGTATTCTCACCGGCGATGTTCTCTTTGTAGGCGATATCGGCAGGCCGGATCTGGCGGGAGAGGATCTTCTCGAGCAGCAGATCAAAAACCTATACGAGAGCCTTTACAACAAGCTGGGCAGCTACCCGGACTGGACAGAGATTTACCCCTCACACGGCCAGGGCTCACTGTGCGGCAAGGGAATGAGCGCTAAACCTATGACAACATTAGGCTTCGAACGCAGACATAACAAACTTTTGAGTATGTCGTTCGAGGAGTTTCATGATGTCATGGCGGGTGAGTTTGAGCTTCGCCCGTCAAATTTCATGTGTATGGTGGATAAGAACCGCCAGGGGCCGTCGCTGATCAGCGAGAGCCTCGAACCGGTCAAGATGACACTGGACCACGTGGAAGACGCCGTGAATAAAGGTGCTGTCCTTGTGGATATCCGCAAGCAGACATCCTTCGGTGCGGCGTTTGTGTACGGCTCATTGAATATCGGGCTCTCGCCCAATTCGGTCAACTGGCTCGGCGCAATTGTGCCGGCGGATAAAGAGCTGATTACCCTGGCCGAGAACAAGGCAGACGCTCTGGATGCGATCTGGCAGTTCCAGCGCGCCGGATACGATAATATTATAGGTTATGTCGATAACGGCGTAAGTTCCTGGGCTTCCAGGGGCAAGCCGCTGAATTATCTGCCCCAGCTCAGTGTTGAGAGCCTGATTCATGTGCTGGATAAGTACAAAGATCACAAGGTGCTCGACGTCCGCACGGGCCAGGAACGCAAAAACGGCTACGTCGAAGGCTCAGAGCATATGCCGATTAACGAGCTAATCAAAAACGGTCCCGACCAGCTTGGCTACAAGAAAGATACACACGTAACTGTTGTATGCCAATCCGGTTACCGTGCCAATATCGCCGGCAGCTACCTCAAAGGACAGGGATATACCCATATCTTTATCCTGATTGGCGGTTTTGCGGCGTGGCAGAATTACAAAAAGAGTAAATAA
- a CDS encoding peroxiredoxin: MEECKTNMPLLGDDFPQLDVKTTHGPMSLPGDKKGKWFVLFSHPADFTPVCTTEFAAFQARIDQFNEIGCDLVGMSVDQVFSHIKWVQWIKEALNIDIQFPIVAANDSIAMKLGMLHPGKGTNTVRAVFIVDPEGKIRLIMYYPQEVGRNMDEIVRAVKALQVSDKQGAVPADWPNNALIGDRIIVPPASDMDTAGKRCSEYENFDWWFCHKPLEK, from the coding sequence ATGGAAGAATGCAAAACAAACATGCCCTTGCTCGGAGATGATTTCCCGCAGTTAGACGTCAAAACAACCCACGGGCCGATGAGTCTTCCCGGGGATAAAAAGGGTAAATGGTTTGTACTTTTCAGCCATCCGGCAGACTTTACACCGGTGTGCACCACGGAATTCGCGGCTTTCCAGGCGAGAATCGACCAGTTCAATGAAATCGGCTGTGACCTTGTAGGCATGTCGGTTGACCAGGTCTTCTCACACATCAAATGGGTGCAGTGGATCAAGGAAGCACTTAACATAGATATCCAGTTCCCGATTGTCGCGGCAAACGACTCAATCGCCATGAAACTTGGAATGCTCCATCCGGGCAAAGGCACCAACACTGTCCGCGCGGTATTTATCGTTGATCCGGAAGGTAAAATCCGCCTGATTATGTACTACCCGCAGGAAGTCGGCCGCAACATGGACGAGATCGTCCGTGCCGTCAAGGCGCTTCAGGTATCTGACAAGCAGGGCGCTGTTCCGGCAGACTGGCCCAACAACGCACTTATCGGCGACCGGATCATCGTGCCGCCGGCAAGCGATATGGACACAGCCGGCAAGCGCTGCAGCGAATACGAAAACTTCGACTGGTGGTTCTGCCACAAGCCTCTTGAAAAATAA
- a CDS encoding YSC84-related protein — translation MKKVITVILITGFILVFAGCGSPKGTVSERKSSIISMEQEALSKFYQEDAGIKERVEKAEGYGVFSNININLIFASAGGGYGVVTDNDTREKTYMKMGMGGFGLGLGAKDFRLLLIFHDDETLNSFIEKGWEFGGHADAAAKSGDKGGEGSAHGAVGKGISAYSLTETGLALQATVTGTKYWKDGELN, via the coding sequence ATGAAAAAAGTAATAACAGTTATCTTAATTACAGGTTTTATTCTCGTCTTCGCCGGTTGCGGCTCGCCAAAGGGCACAGTCAGCGAGAGAAAAAGCTCAATCATCTCCATGGAACAGGAAGCTCTTTCTAAATTCTACCAGGAAGACGCGGGTATCAAAGAACGTGTTGAAAAAGCAGAGGGCTACGGCGTGTTCAGCAACATCAACATCAATCTCATCTTCGCAAGTGCCGGCGGCGGTTACGGGGTTGTAACCGATAACGATACACGTGAGAAGACATACATGAAAATGGGTATGGGCGGTTTCGGCCTGGGTCTGGGAGCCAAAGATTTCAGGCTTCTTTTGATTTTCCACGACGACGAGACGCTCAACAGCTTTATTGAAAAGGGCTGGGAGTTCGGCGGCCACGCCGACGCGGCGGCCAAGTCCGGCGATAAAGGCGGCGAAGGCAGCGCCCACGGAGCGGTCGGCAAAGGCATAAGCGCGTACTCACTTACAGAGACCGGACTTGCACTCCAGGCCACTGTAACAGGCACAAAATACTGGAAAGACGGTGAGCTGAATTGA
- a CDS encoding sulfatase, which produces MAGIDESVKVENLVMKIKKINTCLAFLILFVSSSLTAEMLTNGSFEDGFTDWRKFAVGGAQATFEIVTDSYDGENAASMHVTYITNPLAQDFAIDRSPKDPGTGKLDFTGKDRLEITFAAKKMLDNGSKIQLTVSEFDADKNWTGTNTNYSFEVPFDANYHLFTVEYNRISSNSVYVNIGFRIIENGLKCTGKYYLDAVSVKEVSTQPVDRRPNIIQIVADDMGWGDTGFFGHNLINTPNIDQLAHSGISFTNFYSSATASSPARVGLMTGQYPAKFRIHETFSDEAANANYGMPDFLTTSVPTVTSLFKSAGYKTGHFGQWYLGQTDNAPAPTAYGIDTYRCKGGFNPIGGKSSWVRDDWQALRENDPNWNDDTFQPYSSELIIDEAINFIEQNKDDFFYLNIWLSDPGAPLNPTLSQLAQYDNLMPVGSTGKNHKGAMKVYYSVVSNMDAQIGRLMNRLTQLGIDGCTLVAFLSDNGPEYICAYNKSSYSSVGSTGPFRGRKSSLYEGGIRTPLIMRWPGHIPAGNVDNTTIFSGLDWLATACKIAEIDVAEEIAQQLDGEDVSAAVLGTPILSREPLMWEIRTPVKGKFIDYSPAMAIRLGQWKLLMNQDGSRVALYDIVEDPAETKNLAEENPDIVETLTDALESWADDNPWTTAPKEGTGAGVEVYPWPKNSYISDITGVEGQRDGKVDLSDLQLLFEQWGDCNDPMLEDCNNPFLEVEGQ; this is translated from the coding sequence ATGGCCGGAATAGATGAATCAGTAAAGGTAGAAAATCTAGTCATGAAAATAAAGAAAATAAATACGTGTCTTGCTTTTTTAATATTGTTTGTGTCTTCTTCTTTGACAGCAGAAATGCTGACTAATGGCAGTTTTGAAGACGGTTTTACTGATTGGCGAAAATTTGCTGTTGGCGGGGCCCAAGCAACTTTTGAAATAGTCACAGACAGCTATGATGGTGAAAATGCCGCTTCAATGCATGTAACATATATTACAAATCCTCTGGCTCAGGATTTCGCTATTGACAGAAGCCCCAAAGACCCTGGTACCGGAAAGTTGGATTTTACAGGTAAAGATCGTCTTGAAATTACATTTGCTGCAAAGAAAATGCTTGATAACGGCAGTAAAATACAGCTTACTGTCTCTGAGTTTGATGCAGATAAAAATTGGACTGGAACCAACACCAATTATAGTTTTGAAGTGCCTTTTGATGCGAATTACCATCTTTTTACAGTTGAATATAACAGGATTTCAAGCAATTCAGTGTATGTTAATATTGGATTTCGTATCATTGAAAACGGACTCAAATGTACCGGCAAGTATTACCTTGATGCTGTTAGCGTAAAGGAGGTTAGCACCCAACCGGTTGATAGAAGACCAAATATAATACAGATAGTGGCCGATGATATGGGCTGGGGAGATACCGGCTTCTTTGGTCACAACCTCATAAATACGCCTAACATCGACCAGTTGGCGCATAGCGGTATTTCTTTCACTAATTTTTACAGCAGTGCAACTGCTTCATCGCCAGCAAGGGTCGGGCTTATGACGGGGCAATACCCGGCCAAATTCCGCATTCATGAAACATTTTCTGATGAAGCAGCCAATGCCAATTATGGTATGCCGGATTTTCTTACCACCTCAGTACCAACAGTAACATCACTCTTTAAAAGTGCCGGCTACAAAACAGGGCATTTCGGGCAGTGGTATCTTGGACAAACCGATAACGCCCCAGCTCCAACAGCTTATGGTATAGACACATATAGGTGTAAGGGGGGATTTAATCCAATAGGAGGCAAATCAAGCTGGGTGAGGGATGATTGGCAAGCTCTTCGAGAGAATGATCCTAACTGGAATGATGATACTTTTCAGCCGTATTCTTCTGAGCTTATTATTGATGAGGCTATAAACTTTATTGAGCAGAATAAAGATGATTTCTTTTATTTAAATATTTGGCTTTCAGACCCTGGTGCGCCTCTCAACCCTACACTTAGTCAACTTGCTCAGTATGATAATCTTATGCCTGTTGGTTCAACAGGAAAAAACCATAAGGGAGCTATGAAGGTTTACTACTCTGTGGTCTCTAATATGGATGCTCAAATTGGACGGCTTATGAACAGGCTCACGCAACTCGGTATTGACGGATGTACTTTGGTAGCATTTTTGAGTGATAATGGGCCAGAGTATATATGTGCCTATAATAAATCTTCTTATAGCAGTGTTGGCAGTACAGGCCCTTTTAGAGGGCGTAAATCAAGTCTTTATGAAGGCGGTATTCGGACGCCTCTTATTATGCGATGGCCCGGGCATATTCCTGCAGGAAATGTAGATAATACAACAATTTTCTCAGGTTTGGACTGGTTGGCGACAGCCTGCAAAATCGCAGAAATTGATGTGGCAGAAGAGATAGCACAGCAGCTTGATGGCGAGGATGTTTCAGCGGCAGTATTGGGAACACCGATATTAAGTAGAGAGCCTCTTATGTGGGAGATACGGACACCGGTTAAAGGGAAATTTATTGATTATTCCCCGGCAATGGCTATTCGTTTAGGGCAATGGAAATTGCTGATGAATCAGGATGGCAGCAGGGTAGCTCTATATGATATTGTTGAGGATCCGGCAGAAACCAAAAATTTAGCAGAAGAAAATCCTGATATCGTAGAGACTTTAACTGATGCGCTTGAGAGCTGGGCAGATGACAATCCATGGACTACAGCCCCCAAAGAAGGAACTGGGGCCGGAGTTGAGGTCTATCCTTGGCCGAAAAACAGCTATATAAGTGATATTACAGGTGTAGAAGGTCAAAGAGATGGAAAAGTTGATCTTTCCGACCTTCAATTGCTTTTTGAACAATGGGGAGATTGCAATGATCCCATGTTAGAGGATTGCAATAATCCTTTTTTAGAGGTTGAGGGGCAGTAG
- a CDS encoding sulfatase, whose translation MLRRDFLKLSALSVLSASSSAFSAPDAKAVSGRKPNFIHILADDMGWGDIACFGHSKVKTPYLDKMAREGISFTNFYVNGPSCSPSRVGIVTGQFPASYRVWGGLSGNPEVNILNDMIDYLPTDAPNMMKIFNDNGYKIGHFGKWHLGHTPDAPPPSEYGIDQYRRRQDFGHSGGPVWTPQDWQHLRERVDGWDDDDWQPYSTELIIDEGVRFIEEFKDEPFCLNLWFTDPHAQLNPTLGQMEEYKEYNPDAPEGDNFKSAEAVYYSVITNMDKQIGRILNKIKRLGLDNDTIITFTSDNGPEYICIGIGEAAHSGVGTPGPFRGQKHTLYDGGIRTPLIVRWAGHTPKGIVDDTTLMAGSDLLPTMCEIAEIDLPQEITEKFDGIDVSQAWFGTPIEERKPVMWEIRGMANGDYSARSPALAIRWKQWKLLVNQDSSRLELYDILSDTLEVNNVADKYPDIASSLSQQLLAWSNSNPWTKAPLANVGQGPKEYPWPE comes from the coding sequence ATGCTGCGAAGAGATTTCTTGAAATTATCAGCGTTATCCGTCTTGTCAGCCTCTTCGTCTGCATTTTCTGCGCCGGATGCCAAGGCGGTTTCAGGCAGAAAACCTAATTTTATACATATCCTGGCAGATGATATGGGATGGGGCGATATCGCATGTTTTGGACATAGTAAAGTAAAAACACCCTACCTTGACAAGATGGCAAGAGAAGGAATATCGTTCACTAATTTCTATGTCAATGGACCAAGCTGTTCACCGTCAAGAGTTGGCATTGTAACTGGTCAGTTTCCTGCAAGTTACAGGGTCTGGGGGGGGTTAAGCGGTAATCCAGAAGTCAATATCTTAAATGATATGATAGATTACCTGCCTACGGATGCTCCAAATATGATGAAAATCTTCAATGATAATGGTTATAAGATAGGTCATTTTGGAAAATGGCACCTTGGGCATACTCCAGATGCACCGCCTCCAAGTGAATATGGAATCGATCAATATCGCCGCAGGCAAGATTTTGGACACAGCGGAGGGCCGGTTTGGACACCACAAGACTGGCAGCATCTCCGTGAGCGCGTAGATGGCTGGGATGATGATGACTGGCAGCCATATTCGACAGAGTTGATAATTGATGAGGGAGTTAGGTTTATCGAGGAGTTTAAAGATGAACCTTTCTGCCTTAATCTGTGGTTTACAGATCCACACGCTCAGCTAAATCCTACACTTGGGCAGATGGAAGAATATAAAGAATATAACCCTGATGCTCCAGAAGGCGATAATTTTAAAAGCGCAGAAGCTGTGTACTATTCAGTTATTACCAATATGGATAAACAAATTGGTCGAATTTTAAATAAAATCAAACGGCTTGGGCTTGATAATGATACGATAATAACCTTTACAAGTGATAATGGTCCGGAATACATTTGTATTGGTATTGGAGAGGCTGCCCATAGCGGTGTTGGTACGCCGGGACCCTTTAGAGGCCAAAAACACACCTTGTACGATGGCGGCATAAGGACCCCTTTGATTGTTCGCTGGGCAGGGCATACACCTAAGGGAATTGTTGACGATACAACTTTAATGGCTGGTTCAGATTTATTGCCAACAATGTGCGAAATTGCTGAGATTGACTTGCCTCAAGAAATTACAGAAAAATTTGATGGCATCGATGTTTCTCAGGCGTGGTTTGGTACGCCAATAGAAGAGCGAAAGCCTGTAATGTGGGAGATAAGAGGTATGGCTAACGGGGATTATTCTGCTCGTTCGCCCGCCTTGGCAATTCGTTGGAAACAGTGGAAATTACTTGTAAATCAGGATAGCAGCCGTTTAGAGTTATATGATATTCTATCAGATACCCTTGAAGTGAATAACGTTGCTGATAAATATCCTGATATTGCGAGCTCATTATCACAACAATTGCTGGCCTGGTCTAATTCAAATCCGTGGACTAAGGCTCCTTTAGCAAATGTCGGGCAGGGTCCTAAAGAATATCCATGGCCGGAATAG
- a CDS encoding ATP-grasp domain-containing protein, translating into MFTCVGRRVGLINLFRESALRLGIELGVYGCDAEKLSPALYACDEHQVVNSVLDETYIETLLDMIKKWDIGLIIPTIDTELPVLAEHKQRILDCGCEVLVSEPRVIKACYDKLNTYKYLSAHNVGTPMTCLPGEALASKDFEYPCILKPAHGSASRGIHKAYSRKDIEFFSNRHRDVIVQEYVQGKEFTCDVFVDRGGEVRCCVPRQRIETRGGEVSKSQIVKRQDLIDEAVKAVKSLGCSFGMITVQELLADNGDIMIFDINPRFGGGVPLAIHAGADFPGWIMQSLGGELDHDKINFYDYQDGLIMLRYDSEIWL; encoded by the coding sequence TTGTTTACATGCGTCGGCAGGCGTGTTGGTCTGATAAACCTTTTTCGCGAATCTGCGCTGCGCCTGGGCATTGAGCTGGGCGTGTATGGCTGCGATGCGGAAAAACTCAGTCCTGCGCTGTATGCCTGCGACGAGCATCAGGTTGTAAATTCTGTTCTCGACGAAACTTACATAGAAACTCTGCTTGATATGATCAAAAAGTGGGATATCGGTCTGATTATTCCAACGATCGACACAGAGCTGCCGGTGCTGGCTGAACATAAGCAGCGGATACTGGATTGCGGCTGCGAAGTTCTCGTATCTGAGCCGCGGGTGATCAAGGCATGTTACGACAAATTAAACACGTATAAATACCTCAGCGCGCACAACGTCGGCACACCGATGACCTGTTTGCCCGGTGAGGCCCTTGCTTCAAAAGATTTTGAGTATCCATGCATCCTTAAACCCGCTCACGGTTCCGCAAGCCGCGGGATCCATAAAGCTTACAGCAGAAAAGATATAGAGTTTTTCTCAAATAGACACAGAGATGTCATTGTGCAAGAGTATGTTCAGGGCAAAGAATTCACCTGCGATGTATTTGTGGACCGCGGCGGAGAAGTCCGCTGCTGCGTGCCGAGACAACGAATCGAAACCCGCGGCGGCGAGGTAAGCAAATCACAAATCGTCAAGCGGCAAGACCTTATAGATGAAGCCGTTAAGGCGGTTAAATCTCTGGGTTGTTCGTTTGGTATGATCACCGTTCAGGAGCTGCTGGCCGACAACGGAGATATAATGATATTTGATATTAACCCCCGCTTCGGCGGCGGTGTTCCGCTGGCAATTCACGCCGGTGCCGATTTCCCCGGCTGGATAATGCAGTCACTCGGGGGAGAATTAGACCACGATAAAATCAATTTCTACGATTATCAGGACGGTCTTATAATGCTTCGCTATGACAGCGAAATATGGCTATAA
- a CDS encoding MraY family glycosyltransferase produces MNLNILANTFCAGFIGHERPLGWVLAFLPVFIASLAGGLWATWICKKLATKLNITDKPDATVKTHTEPVAYLGGIGMLVGVIFGILTGMYLLIGEDVFNLQFKWLAGILVGAVITCTVGVVDDLVDIKPWQKLAGQFTAALILVGVGILPDLSWTFEAVEKVTGIPLSMPPLLNTILGIPVVIIFVLGATNSLNLLDGLDGLCGGVTAIITFGMLILAIHLSSWNFSRTGDAVRIIICMALCGAVLGFLPFNRHPAKIFMGDAGSLLLGFCVAALMIMFAESNPRWWFASVMLFGLPILDTATALVRRKLNGRPLMVSDRGHIYDQLMDRGLGLKKSVQISYAIALTYAVIGLLMSQIRTRYAIIVYIIVFIVSGFIVWKKGFLKMDGLRGAAKK; encoded by the coding sequence ATGAATCTTAACATTTTAGCAAATACATTCTGTGCCGGTTTTATCGGCCATGAAAGGCCTTTGGGCTGGGTTCTGGCATTTCTGCCGGTATTTATAGCATCCCTTGCGGGCGGGCTTTGGGCTACATGGATATGCAAAAAACTTGCTACCAAGCTCAATATTACCGACAAACCTGATGCAACAGTGAAAACACATACAGAGCCCGTTGCCTATCTGGGCGGGATCGGTATGCTGGTGGGTGTTATTTTCGGGATTCTAACCGGAATGTATCTGCTGATAGGCGAGGATGTTTTCAACCTCCAGTTCAAATGGCTCGCCGGCATACTTGTTGGAGCGGTTATTACCTGCACCGTGGGCGTTGTTGACGATCTGGTTGACATAAAACCCTGGCAAAAACTCGCGGGCCAGTTCACCGCGGCACTGATACTCGTAGGAGTTGGGATTCTCCCCGACCTGTCGTGGACATTCGAAGCTGTAGAAAAGGTAACGGGCATCCCACTTTCGATGCCGCCGCTGCTGAACACCATACTTGGGATTCCAGTTGTTATAATCTTTGTTCTTGGAGCGACAAACTCGCTGAACCTGCTCGACGGCCTTGACGGGCTCTGCGGCGGAGTAACGGCGATTATTACGTTTGGAATGCTTATTCTGGCAATACACCTGAGCAGCTGGAACTTCAGCCGCACCGGTGATGCTGTCCGTATAATAATCTGTATGGCGCTTTGCGGAGCAGTGCTGGGATTTCTGCCCTTCAACAGGCATCCCGCGAAGATATTCATGGGTGATGCCGGCAGCCTTTTGCTGGGATTCTGTGTGGCGGCGCTGATGATAATGTTCGCCGAGAGCAATCCCCGCTGGTGGTTCGCATCGGTTATGCTGTTTGGACTGCCGATACTTGATACGGCAACAGCACTTGTCCGGCGGAAGCTCAACGGCAGGCCGCTGATGGTCTCTGACCGCGGGCACATATACGACCAGCTGATGGACCGTGGACTGGGGCTGAAAAAGTCTGTCCAGATAAGCTATGCTATAGCATTAACTTACGCTGTAATCGGGCTGCTTATGAGCCAGATACGTACGCGTTACGCGATTATCGTTTATATAATTGTGTTTATTGTTTCAGGGTTTATTGTGTGGAAAAAGGGCTTTCTTAAGATGGACGGCCTCCGCGGCGCGGCGAAGAAATAA
- a CDS encoding diguanylate cyclase produces the protein MNTRGKYTYDWPRPMVTVNALVFSIGKDTTSVLLIRRGNEPFKGRWAIPGGFLEMGETICDCAARELKEETGLKDIPLYEMKVFADPGRHPEGRLISIAYMGFCDKDRHTPKAGDDAADARWFDTRRLPELAFDHAAIISYGLSRSAHFSQEILPSITGEFDELRELAFTDELTGLHNRRYAFNLLEKLTARADSDDPLTFILFDLNDFKAINDTYGHPAGDEALKAAAAALKDACRTGDIIARIGGDEFLVIQRHRKAARRSGPISKRLQNAINSTSITHQSKTIRLSASTGTAVFPDEAGSVEALFSLADERLLKDKKR, from the coding sequence ATGAACACTCGCGGCAAATACACATACGACTGGCCCAGGCCGATGGTAACGGTGAACGCTTTGGTTTTCAGCATTGGCAAGGATACTACAAGCGTTCTTCTGATCAGGCGAGGCAATGAGCCTTTTAAGGGCCGGTGGGCTATCCCGGGCGGATTTCTTGAAATGGGCGAGACGATTTGCGACTGCGCCGCACGTGAGCTCAAAGAAGAAACCGGCCTGAAGGATATACCCCTGTATGAAATGAAGGTGTTTGCCGACCCGGGGAGACACCCCGAAGGCAGACTGATAAGTATAGCTTATATGGGCTTTTGCGATAAAGACCGGCACACTCCAAAGGCCGGCGATGATGCGGCGGATGCCCGCTGGTTCGATACCCGCCGGCTGCCGGAACTGGCATTTGACCACGCCGCGATAATCAGCTACGGGCTTAGCCGTTCCGCTCATTTTTCACAGGAGATACTGCCGTCAATCACCGGCGAATTCGATGAACTGCGGGAGCTGGCTTTTACAGACGAGCTGACCGGCCTGCACAACCGCAGGTACGCATTCAATTTGCTGGAAAAACTCACCGCCAGGGCTGACAGCGATGACCCGCTGACGTTTATTCTGTTTGACCTTAACGATTTTAAAGCAATCAACGACACTTACGGCCACCCCGCCGGCGATGAAGCACTCAAAGCCGCGGCCGCGGCGTTGAAGGATGCCTGCCGCACAGGCGATATTATCGCACGCATCGGGGGAGATGAGTTTCTTGTGATACAGCGGCATCGCAAAGCCGCCCGACGGTCGGGACCAATCAGCAAACGGCTTCAAAACGCGATAAATTCTACCTCAATAACACACCAAAGCAAGACCATCAGACTTTCAGCGTCAACCGGAACGGCGGTTTTTCCTGATGAGGCCGGCAGCGTAGAAGCTCTTTTCAGCCTGGCTGATGAGCGCCTGCTAAAAGATAAGAAAAGATGA
- the alr gene encoding alanine racemase translates to MRKRSNLSLHINSSALLENVRQIRGICGSRVRFCAITKANAYGHGSCEITKLLAQSDIEYFGVFTPDEAFDYAGKVKQKYLALEPVHPDMPGVLLHEAAELGVECTIASLQSAEYAAAMLENTKIPLKVHINIDTGMGRCGIQHEEFPQLLEFVNQQETLKLVGIYTHFPAADEEDLTFTRKQINEFESIISESRGNISNDVILHAANSAAALRLSETRLDMVRCGLGMYGCLSLPEITGIKLKPVMRLTAPIIHIATIKQGQSVSYGRTFTAQRETTIGIVPVGYADGYDLRHSSNAVMKVCGCKAPVIGRVTMSLTVIDLTDIPWASPGASATILDDRPGSPCSAEALAKARGTIVYEVLTSAPADATIIVE, encoded by the coding sequence GTGAGAAAAAGAAGCAACTTATCACTGCATATTAACAGCTCTGCTCTGTTAGAGAACGTTCGCCAGATACGCGGCATCTGCGGCAGCCGCGTAAGGTTCTGCGCCATCACCAAGGCAAACGCATACGGCCACGGAAGTTGTGAAATAACAAAGCTGCTTGCTCAAAGCGACATTGAATACTTCGGCGTTTTCACTCCCGACGAAGCCTTTGATTACGCCGGCAAAGTGAAACAGAAATACCTCGCTCTCGAGCCGGTTCACCCTGATATGCCGGGGGTGCTCCTTCATGAGGCAGCCGAGCTGGGGGTGGAATGTACTATCGCCAGTCTGCAAAGCGCTGAATATGCCGCCGCAATGCTTGAAAACACAAAAATTCCGTTAAAGGTACACATAAATATTGATACCGGCATGGGACGCTGCGGCATACAGCATGAAGAATTCCCGCAACTGCTGGAGTTTGTAAATCAGCAAGAAACTTTAAAACTTGTCGGCATTTATACCCACTTCCCCGCCGCAGACGAGGAAGACCTTACATTCACACGTAAACAGATAAACGAGTTTGAATCAATTATCTCTGAATCACGCGGTAATATCAGCAATGATGTTATCCTGCACGCCGCCAACAGCGCCGCGGCGCTGCGGCTTTCGGAAACCCGCCTTGACATGGTCAGATGCGGGCTGGGGATGTACGGCTGTCTGAGCCTGCCCGAGATTACAGGAATAAAACTCAAACCCGTTATGCGGCTCACAGCGCCCATCATTCACATAGCCACCATAAAACAAGGCCAGAGCGTAAGCTACGGCAGGACATTCACCGCCCAAAGAGAGACGACTATCGGTATTGTGCCTGTCGGATACGCCGACGGCTACGACCTGCGGCATTCGTCAAACGCGGTCATGAAGGTGTGCGGCTGCAAGGCGCCGGTTATCGGCAGGGTAACCATGAGCCTGACGGTAATAGACCTGACTGATATACCCTGGGCAAGCCCCGGGGCAAGCGCCACGATTCTCGATGACAGACCCGGCTCTCCATGCAGCGCCGAGGCGCTGGCAAAGGCGCGAGGCACAATAGTATATGAAGTGCTCACAAGCGCTCCGGCTGACGCGACGATTATCGTCGAGTAG